One Salinimonas marina DNA segment encodes these proteins:
- the pqiB gene encoding intermembrane transport protein PqiB translates to MSESAKIKSTRRISRIWIIPILVVIVGGWMVYTQWQNQGPLITIELKTASGIEANKTTIKVRDFDVGQVKKIELKPDLDGVLVTARMEASAERLLTENTQFWVVAPRISFSEVSGLNTLLSGSYIAMSGNEEGAEKRNFVALERPPATPPGTPGLHLTLKSDDRFAFKSGDPIIYKGFKVGEFEEAEFNIAERVVYYSAFIESPYHKLITHNTRFWNISGVKLQLRSSGVKVETGSLETLLANGVTFGIPKGILPGELVKEDATFMVYSDETAASNARYKLSAEYLLLIDETVRGLTVGAPVEYRGIEIGEVIKINAVNQMEGNILDEDHPIPVLINIYPGKVRQQDNLVGLQKVKQTVSSWIERDLRATLRMGNVLTGGLYVDLHHAQNSSPIPVETVNGLEVIPTASNEFTQITQKADAILDKINRLPLNDMVADVRGAVTDMQSAAVSLEQTSTEFDKTLQDVDVRALNKNLNQVLTDMSALLKNYSEGGLSPAEIKDTVDAMQDTLRNLQPLLLQLNQTPNSFIFSGDRKQDLQPQAQSKGDPQ, encoded by the coding sequence ATGAGTGAAAGTGCAAAGATAAAGTCAACCCGACGTATTTCCAGAATCTGGATCATCCCGATTCTGGTGGTGATTGTGGGTGGCTGGATGGTCTATACCCAATGGCAAAATCAGGGGCCGCTCATCACCATAGAACTGAAAACCGCCAGTGGTATTGAAGCCAATAAAACCACCATCAAAGTGCGTGATTTTGATGTGGGTCAGGTGAAAAAAATCGAACTGAAACCAGACCTGGACGGGGTGCTGGTGACCGCCAGAATGGAGGCCAGCGCCGAGCGGCTGTTAACTGAAAACACTCAGTTCTGGGTAGTTGCCCCGCGCATCAGCTTTTCAGAAGTCAGCGGCCTGAATACGTTGTTGTCAGGCAGTTATATTGCGATGTCGGGCAATGAAGAAGGCGCAGAAAAACGCAATTTTGTGGCGCTGGAACGTCCCCCCGCCACGCCGCCTGGAACGCCGGGCCTGCATTTGACCTTGAAAAGCGATGACCGGTTTGCGTTTAAATCAGGGGATCCGATTATTTACAAAGGCTTCAAAGTAGGCGAATTTGAAGAGGCTGAATTCAACATCGCTGAACGGGTGGTGTATTACAGCGCCTTTATTGAAAGCCCCTACCATAAGCTTATCACCCACAACACCCGCTTCTGGAATATTAGCGGGGTCAAATTACAGCTTCGTTCCAGTGGGGTAAAAGTGGAAACCGGCAGTCTGGAAACGTTACTGGCCAACGGCGTTACTTTCGGCATTCCCAAAGGCATTCTACCGGGAGAGCTGGTTAAAGAGGATGCCACATTTATGGTGTATTCAGATGAAACTGCCGCATCTAATGCCCGCTATAAATTATCCGCCGAATATTTGTTGTTAATTGATGAAACCGTACGTGGATTAACTGTCGGCGCCCCCGTGGAATATCGTGGTATCGAGATTGGTGAGGTAATCAAAATTAACGCAGTGAATCAGATGGAAGGCAATATTCTGGATGAAGATCACCCCATCCCGGTATTAATCAATATTTATCCGGGCAAGGTTCGCCAGCAGGATAATCTGGTGGGCTTGCAAAAAGTAAAGCAAACCGTCAGCTCTTGGATTGAGCGTGATTTGCGTGCCACGTTGCGGATGGGCAATGTGTTAACCGGCGGCCTGTATGTTGATTTACACCATGCCCAAAATAGCTCACCAATACCGGTAGAAACGGTAAATGGGCTGGAGGTGATCCCCACCGCGTCTAATGAATTCACCCAAATAACCCAGAAAGCCGATGCCATTCTGGATAAAATCAACCGCTTGCCATTAAACGACATGGTCGCAGATGTTCGCGGAGCGGTAACCGATATGCAGTCTGCTGCGGTGTCTCTTGAGCAAACCAGCACCGAATTTGATAAAACCCTGCAGGATGTGGATGTCCGGGCGCTCAATAAAAATCTGAATCAGGTACTCACTGATATGTCAGCGCTGCTTAAAAATTATTCTGAGGGCGGACTGAGTCCGGCCGAAATAAAAGATACGGTGGATGCGATGCAGGACACCCTGCGTAATCTGCAACCGCTGTTGCTACAGCTAAACCAGACCCCCAATAGCTTTATTTTTTCAGGCGATCGCAAACAGGATTTGCAGCCCCAAGCACAATCTAAAGGAGATCCCCAATGA
- a CDS encoding calcium/sodium antiporter, producing the protein MVLPTIAILVGLPVMLWSAGKFVDGSAGVAKHFGVSPLLIGMLIIGFGTSAPEIIVSIFAALEGNSGIALGNAFGSNIANIALVLGLTAVVSPIAVRSEIIKRELPVMLAIVFIAAWQLMDLVLSKDDAFTLLGLFVLLVGWSIWQGMKGSGDSLASEYSEQIESSSSPVKMNIVWLLAGLVLLIASSRILVWGAVEVAAHFGVSDTIIGLTIIAIGTSLPELASALIAVRKNEHDLALGNVIGSNMFNTLAVVGLAGTIHPTAIDSSFFYRDILIMVGVSVALFLFCIGIKKQGRLNRLEGGVFVLGYIGYTWYLINSAFI; encoded by the coding sequence ATGGTTTTACCCACAATTGCAATTCTCGTCGGTCTGCCGGTAATGTTGTGGAGTGCTGGGAAGTTTGTTGATGGCTCAGCAGGCGTGGCAAAACATTTCGGCGTTTCTCCGCTGCTTATCGGAATGCTGATTATCGGCTTTGGCACCTCTGCCCCGGAAATTATTGTGTCTATTTTTGCGGCCCTGGAGGGTAACTCGGGGATTGCATTGGGTAATGCATTTGGTTCCAACATTGCCAATATTGCGTTGGTGCTGGGCTTAACCGCGGTAGTAAGCCCTATCGCGGTGCGCAGTGAAATTATCAAACGTGAACTGCCAGTGATGCTGGCAATCGTCTTTATTGCTGCCTGGCAGCTGATGGATCTGGTGTTGTCTAAAGACGATGCCTTTACCTTGCTTGGGCTGTTTGTATTGCTGGTGGGCTGGAGCATTTGGCAGGGCATGAAAGGCAGCGGCGACAGTCTGGCCAGCGAGTATTCCGAACAAATTGAATCCTCATCCTCGCCGGTGAAAATGAACATTGTGTGGCTGCTGGCTGGCCTGGTGCTGCTTATCGCCAGTTCCCGCATTCTGGTGTGGGGCGCGGTAGAAGTGGCTGCTCACTTTGGCGTCAGCGATACCATTATCGGCCTGACCATTATTGCCATTGGTACATCCCTGCCGGAGCTGGCCTCGGCGTTGATTGCTGTGCGCAAAAATGAGCATGACCTGGCGCTGGGCAATGTTATCGGCTCTAACATGTTTAATACGCTGGCCGTGGTAGGCCTGGCGGGCACCATCCACCCTACTGCCATCGACAGCAGCTTTTTCTATCGTGATATCCTGATCATGGTAGGGGTATCGGTAGCATTATTCTTGTTTTGTATCGGGATCAAGAAGCAGGGCCGACTCAACCGGCTTGAAGGGGGCGTTTTTGTACTGGGTTATATTGGTTATACCTGGTATCTGATTAACTCTGCCTTTATCTAA
- a CDS encoding RimK family protein, translating into MHKTLIVADTFGLFADTSLDVISFDDYLANFPKKNEPKTRVINLCDTQKYLSKGYYCSLLAQARKHQVLPSLKTINDLSLSDATVSAARLSLPSWFVWPAAKAVPAEIYVLFGQAKDQQFSRLADYAYRHFPTPVLKIRIVLAAADVPDTTQVTVGVMECVSCGFEALPESLHEWAVGRLQDFTETQWREQTQLKKARWDMAILTDPTEPNAPSDPKALKHFVKAAAKVGINAQIVTSLGPDEVAHYDALFIRQTTAIDHPTYRLARSAEREGLVVIDDTQSIIRCCNKVFLHDAFNYQHVPAPKSRLVASASPAQCNSLIQELGLPLVLKLPESAFSLGVYKVEDAATLQQKLTVMLEASALVLVQEYIYTDFDWRIGMLGGKPIYACKYFMARDHWQIYHHKDGEADSGDFVTMATFEVPKAVLQAATKAAKVVGTGLYGVDIKQRGEAVFVIEVNDNPSIDSGIEDAYLGSALYELIMQEFAERLERRGR; encoded by the coding sequence ATGCACAAAACGCTCATTGTAGCCGACACCTTCGGTTTATTTGCTGATACGTCATTAGACGTGATCAGCTTTGATGATTACCTGGCTAACTTTCCTAAAAAGAATGAACCTAAGACCCGGGTTATCAATTTATGCGACACCCAAAAATATCTGTCGAAGGGATATTATTGTTCATTATTGGCCCAGGCGCGCAAACACCAGGTGTTGCCCTCGCTAAAAACCATCAACGATTTGTCCTTGTCGGACGCAACCGTCTCTGCCGCCCGGTTATCGTTACCTTCCTGGTTTGTATGGCCGGCTGCAAAAGCCGTACCTGCTGAGATTTATGTACTGTTCGGGCAAGCGAAGGATCAGCAATTTTCCAGGCTGGCCGATTATGCCTACCGCCATTTCCCAACCCCGGTACTGAAAATCAGAATCGTGTTGGCAGCAGCTGACGTGCCTGACACGACACAGGTAACGGTAGGCGTTATGGAGTGTGTAAGTTGTGGCTTTGAAGCACTTCCCGAGTCGCTACATGAGTGGGCGGTGGGGCGGTTGCAGGATTTTACCGAGACTCAGTGGCGTGAACAGACGCAATTGAAAAAAGCGCGCTGGGACATGGCGATATTAACCGACCCTACCGAGCCCAATGCCCCCAGCGATCCTAAAGCGCTGAAGCATTTTGTAAAAGCCGCTGCGAAGGTGGGAATTAACGCGCAAATAGTGACCTCGTTAGGGCCAGATGAAGTGGCTCACTATGATGCCCTGTTTATCCGGCAGACCACTGCCATTGATCATCCTACGTATCGGCTGGCACGTTCGGCCGAACGGGAAGGGTTGGTGGTTATTGATGATACCCAGTCTATTATCCGGTGTTGTAACAAGGTGTTTTTACATGATGCGTTCAACTATCAGCATGTTCCGGCCCCGAAAAGCCGGCTGGTGGCCAGCGCCAGCCCGGCACAATGTAACAGCCTGATTCAGGAGCTGGGCCTGCCGCTGGTGTTAAAGCTGCCCGAAAGTGCTTTTAGTCTGGGTGTGTACAAGGTTGAAGATGCCGCTACGTTGCAGCAAAAGCTGACCGTGATGCTGGAAGCCTCGGCGCTGGTGTTGGTGCAGGAATACATTTATACCGATTTTGACTGGCGTATCGGTATGCTCGGCGGTAAACCGATATATGCCTGCAAATATTTTATGGCCCGGGATCACTGGCAGATCTACCACCACAAAGATGGCGAAGCCGATTCCGGCGACTTTGTCACCATGGCCACCTTTGAGGTGCCAAAAGCCGTTTTACAGGCCGCCACAAAGGCTGCCAAAGTGGTGGGGACCGGCCTGTACGGCGTGGATATTAAGCAAAGAGGCGAGGCGGTGTTTGTGATTGAGGTGAACGATAACCCCAGTATTGATTCGGGCATTGAGGATGCTTATCTGGGCAGTGCCCTGTATGAGCTTATCATGCAGGAATTTGCTGAGCGTCTGGAGCGTCGGGGACGCTGA
- a CDS encoding PqiC family protein, with protein sequence MRLRLFVTGLSLLLLAGCASNAADLHYYLLHSPTQAAAKPQSASSYIRFNRITMPNYLKQRGLAMQTGPATVYFSATHVWAEPLASGLSQSLNASLWQEQQIDVVPEGVYQNRDLSSVTLHVDDFIATADNEVVLKGHYWLYPGKAEPRMKRFDFRRPLNQDGFAHAVVQMRKLVAGLAADIATNVSQYDASSESKTMPNQ encoded by the coding sequence ATGAGGCTTCGTTTGTTCGTTACCGGCCTGAGTCTATTGCTGTTAGCCGGCTGTGCCAGCAATGCCGCTGATTTACATTATTATCTGCTGCATTCGCCTACCCAGGCAGCGGCTAAACCCCAGTCGGCCAGCAGCTATATTCGTTTTAACCGCATTACCATGCCGAATTATCTGAAGCAGCGGGGGCTGGCCATGCAAACCGGTCCGGCTACCGTGTATTTTTCTGCCACCCATGTATGGGCCGAACCGCTGGCAAGCGGCTTGTCACAGTCATTGAACGCCTCATTGTGGCAGGAACAACAAATTGACGTGGTGCCTGAAGGTGTCTATCAGAACCGGGACTTAAGTTCGGTAACCCTGCATGTAGACGACTTTATCGCCACCGCCGATAACGAAGTGGTTCTTAAGGGCCATTATTGGTTGTATCCGGGTAAGGCCGAGCCGCGGATGAAGCGCTTTGATTTTCGGCGGCCGCTGAACCAGGATGGCTTTGCTCACGCAGTGGTACAAATGCGCAAACTGGTGGCCGGGCTGGCCGCAGATATTGCCACAAATGTTTCGCAATATGATGCTTCATCAGAAAGTAAAACCATGCCTAATCAATAA
- a CDS encoding paraquat-inducible protein A, producing the protein MSATAPQINITCDQCYTSVDIPALEHCQEAFCPNCEHELLTFRKNGHEHCLAFAASGLFFLLLSLPFNFLIFKSNGQQHSINITDTLNVLIAKDYLSLAIITALAILVIPAIVMFGIGSLSLFCIRNRRWRGARAMYTTVNQLARWSMAEVFMVGTLVSLIKITSLAEVSYGMSFYAFIGFAVCLTLALVNYDKNRLGLWLYRGHLPKPKTLSRARASVSLQRTWALLLVAALLYIPANTLPIMHTELFGRSEPNTIIGGVISLWQSGSYPVAIVILVASVVVPVAKIAILAWLNFTVQHRFTGRRRTRVKFYRFTEAIGRWSMIDVFVVAILVGLIQLGSTISVYPGPAALAFCAVVFVTMVAAITFDSRLIWIDRKNIDE; encoded by the coding sequence ATGAGCGCAACCGCACCACAAATCAATATTACCTGCGATCAATGCTACACCTCGGTCGACATTCCAGCACTGGAGCATTGCCAGGAAGCCTTTTGCCCCAACTGTGAACATGAGTTGTTAACCTTTCGCAAAAACGGCCATGAACACTGCCTGGCGTTTGCCGCCTCCGGGTTATTTTTTTTATTACTCAGCCTGCCGTTCAATTTTCTGATTTTTAAAAGCAATGGCCAGCAACACAGTATCAATATTACCGATACCCTGAATGTATTGATTGCCAAAGATTATCTTTCGCTGGCGATAATTACCGCCCTGGCGATTCTGGTGATTCCGGCCATTGTCATGTTCGGGATCGGCAGCCTCTCCTTATTCTGCATTCGCAACCGCCGCTGGCGGGGCGCCAGGGCGATGTATACCACCGTCAACCAACTGGCTCGCTGGAGCATGGCTGAAGTATTTATGGTGGGCACCCTGGTCAGTCTGATCAAGATTACCTCTCTGGCGGAGGTCAGCTATGGCATGTCGTTTTATGCGTTTATCGGCTTTGCCGTCTGCCTAACCCTGGCGCTGGTAAACTATGATAAAAACCGCCTGGGTTTATGGTTGTACCGCGGCCACTTACCAAAACCAAAAACGCTGAGCCGGGCGCGGGCCTCGGTCAGTCTGCAACGCACCTGGGCATTGTTGTTGGTGGCCGCGTTGCTGTACATTCCGGCCAACACCTTACCCATTATGCACACCGAATTATTTGGTCGCAGCGAGCCGAATACGATTATTGGCGGCGTAATTTCGTTGTGGCAATCAGGATCCTATCCGGTCGCCATCGTCATTTTGGTGGCCAGCGTGGTGGTGCCGGTAGCCAAAATCGCCATCCTGGCCTGGCTTAACTTTACGGTACAGCACCGGTTTACGGGGCGTCGGCGTACCCGGGTAAAATTTTATCGGTTTACAGAAGCCATCGGCCGCTGGTCGATGATAGATGTTTTCGTGGTGGCGATTCTGGTAGGTTTAATTCAGTTGGGCAGTACCATATCGGTGTACCCGGGCCCCGCGGCACTGGCCTTTTGTGCGGTGGTGTTTGTCACGATGGTGGCAGCTATCACCTTTGACTCAAGGCTAATATGGATAGACAGGAAAAATATTGATGAGTGA
- a CDS encoding GNAT family N-acetyltransferase/peptidase C39 family protein — MNQQASAPLAPITTRSARAEDVGALTALEKLCFSSDRLSARRFRHYICAPQAELVVACAQDRPIGYALLLVRRATLLTRLYSIAVAPEARGTGTASVLIGELEKRALARGKPFMRLEVAQNNAQAIALYQRLGFQPFGLYPNYYADHIDALRMQKRLHRKTQNAVLEAYPWYRQTTEFTCGPAALMMALCYLRSDFAMDQRQELAIWRQATTIFMTSGHGGCHPVGLALAAVDYGFDAKVWLNAQLPLFIESVRSSSKKAIIRQVEADFGYHAQQSGISLEPVNWSIEDLTEALAAGSAVVCLISTWQLDQRKAPHWVVVTGIDANCVYIHDPDPGDDEHLLDFQHVPIARDDFLRLACYGRKKLRAAIIVGRS, encoded by the coding sequence ATGAATCAACAGGCTTCAGCTCCGCTCGCCCCCATCACCACCCGAAGCGCCCGGGCGGAAGATGTGGGGGCGCTGACGGCCCTGGAGAAGCTTTGCTTTTCCAGTGACCGTCTTAGTGCGCGCCGTTTTCGGCACTATATTTGTGCGCCACAGGCTGAATTGGTGGTGGCCTGTGCACAAGATAGACCGATAGGTTATGCATTGCTGCTGGTACGTCGTGCCACCTTACTGACACGTTTGTATTCTATCGCCGTGGCACCCGAGGCCAGGGGCACCGGTACGGCCAGCGTATTGATCGGAGAACTTGAAAAGCGGGCGTTAGCACGGGGAAAACCCTTTATGCGACTGGAGGTAGCCCAGAACAATGCCCAGGCCATTGCCCTGTATCAACGTTTAGGTTTTCAGCCTTTCGGGCTGTATCCGAATTATTATGCCGACCACATCGATGCGTTGCGTATGCAGAAAAGGCTACATCGTAAAACTCAGAACGCGGTGCTCGAAGCGTATCCCTGGTATCGTCAGACCACCGAGTTTACCTGCGGGCCGGCGGCGCTGATGATGGCATTGTGCTATCTGCGATCGGACTTTGCCATGGACCAGCGCCAGGAGCTGGCCATTTGGCGACAGGCTACCACTATTTTCATGACCTCCGGCCATGGCGGTTGTCATCCGGTGGGATTGGCGCTGGCCGCCGTGGATTATGGTTTTGACGCAAAGGTCTGGCTCAACGCACAATTACCATTGTTCATAGAGTCGGTACGAAGCAGCAGCAAAAAAGCGATTATTCGTCAGGTGGAAGCCGATTTTGGCTATCATGCTCAACAGTCTGGCATATCCTTAGAACCGGTAAACTGGAGCATTGAGGATTTGACCGAGGCGCTGGCAGCCGGCAGTGCGGTAGTTTGTCTTATCAGTACCTGGCAGTTGGACCAACGTAAGGCACCACATTGGGTGGTAGTGACCGGCATCGATGCGAACTGCGTCTATATCCATGATCCCGATCCGGGCGATGACGAACATTTGCTTGATTTTCAGCATGTGCCGATTGCACGGGACGACTTTTTAAGACTGGCCTGTTATGGCCGCAAAAAACTGCGGGCAGCAATTATTGTGGGTAGGTCGTAA
- a CDS encoding efflux RND transporter periplasmic adaptor subunit → MKWIKLVAPLAVIALGGLGAWAVIATASDETITEKLDTRPVVTVDTMSSQNYTVQITSYGEVTPLESTRLAAQVTGEVISWNPAFVAGGLVKRGDTLFSIEKDTYEAALLQAEAALASAKAQLIQEQAQSRVAEQQAKNLPSSRVSDLYLRKPQLLSAQAALKSAQAQLKIAQRDLENCVINAPYDALVVSRIIGVGDYVTAGTLTATLNNVETAEVTFPIAGFDRAFLPAQLSDHPAVVSIDDGQQQEFTATINRDAGIIDTATRMTHLILRIDDPYGLRTNSPKVKFGTYVNVAFSGKTLDDVYRVPQELITNNQMWLLDSDGKLYSEQVNVLRQEGGDFLISGSYNGAEIVMTPPEYPQNGMAVKVLKKTNHDDLVAQRPAR, encoded by the coding sequence ATGAAATGGATAAAACTAGTAGCACCGCTGGCGGTTATCGCTCTGGGCGGTTTGGGTGCCTGGGCCGTCATCGCCACAGCTTCAGATGAAACCATCACTGAAAAGCTGGATACCCGGCCGGTGGTTACGGTTGATACCATGTCATCGCAAAACTACACGGTACAAATCACCTCTTACGGTGAAGTGACGCCGCTGGAGTCCACCCGCCTGGCCGCACAGGTCACCGGTGAAGTGATCAGCTGGAACCCAGCCTTTGTGGCCGGCGGGTTGGTCAAACGCGGTGATACCCTGTTCTCGATAGAAAAAGACACCTATGAAGCCGCGTTGTTGCAGGCTGAAGCCGCCCTCGCCTCTGCCAAGGCCCAGTTAATTCAGGAACAGGCTCAAAGCAGAGTTGCTGAGCAGCAAGCCAAAAATTTACCCTCGAGCCGCGTTTCCGACCTGTACTTACGAAAACCTCAGTTGCTCAGCGCCCAGGCGGCGTTGAAGTCGGCCCAGGCGCAATTAAAGATTGCTCAGCGTGATTTAGAAAACTGTGTTATTAACGCCCCTTATGATGCATTAGTCGTATCACGGATAATTGGTGTGGGTGACTATGTCACCGCTGGCACACTGACGGCCACCCTCAATAATGTCGAAACCGCTGAAGTGACCTTTCCGATAGCTGGGTTTGACCGGGCGTTTTTACCGGCGCAGCTCTCTGACCATCCGGCGGTGGTATCCATTGATGACGGCCAGCAGCAGGAATTTACTGCCACCATTAATCGCGACGCCGGAATTATTGATACTGCTACCCGCATGACCCATTTGATTCTGCGAATTGACGATCCCTACGGGCTGCGTACCAACTCGCCTAAAGTAAAATTTGGTACCTATGTGAATGTCGCGTTCAGTGGTAAAACGCTGGATGATGTATACCGGGTACCGCAGGAACTGATCACCAATAATCAGATGTGGCTGCTGGATAGCGACGGCAAACTCTATTCTGAGCAAGTCAATGTATTACGCCAGGAAGGCGGTGACTTTTTGATTTCAGGCAGCTACAACGGGGCGGAAATTGTTATGACCCCGCCTGAATACCCGCAAAATGGTATGGCTGTGAAAGTGCTGAAAAAAACCAATCACGATGATTTAGTCGCCCAGCGCCCCGCCCGGTAA